The Lampris incognitus isolate fLamInc1 chromosome 17, fLamInc1.hap2, whole genome shotgun sequence genome contains a region encoding:
- the si:dkey-94l16.4 gene encoding transcription factor 20, protein MEQPPGSLDDLQPQDLSTCSLPTVIDLTRKGEECVLNANSLDAIHMVKSPGWYPNSGINKTGLPFTETATSDIRLQSGDQIQPDNAFSNTTMTLSYMSRSLLSTHDSMSQTSALYGVPSVGKFSLPSSYEMEKGLGETSYALSQHYLEQAERPLDLATQTELFKSLSHAQLENGHENIGGICDIHESNGGVVSSDRCMDKPLPDGVEYVLPRDTEDCTGFKNGQDNSRSSSGDCMELSPEILTAYTDEDQERSTSEVFFLISRAQEPLVIQDSMAVKDLCSLSREFISPLEDPVSPSATSLDDMEDVFILPQASSSPSGSNSFLEEAGEAVWDGLHKEDTIQLSTLGSRSSCNSTPRLDISDECKLPVHRRKAPLQPMTDLTDEGNFLSEVSEKNLQQTTVTPHINGNMNMAALQCTFRKKKLPVRSGRGTRLEAIVMNINPSRCKVSRQGATTKKRKASYSTDSVSELISLKKNDALFVRKKKGTVKTSVKKRKLKAETLPKSSKTGSINTDSCRESTSDSEITNNSKNSLNSTPPKISSHQFAVHKSKQEPGNYSHPELLPKSSPKLALCRKSNKKTKCISSPSPSSSKSSPQVAVKRKTNQLKCTPCPDPSPKIDVARKPPPTKSPKKSPTKQKDKARGGKISPATKKKALCPPRRKRKKHKPSQSSSMFSPKEPEIKLKYVNFKEEKRDLRLDSFSPFIRVEHRQSSTSLCTVINYPEETTPQQGKGQQLQGHTGGLVSGVMPSTSCLKLGRVSVHSQHHSFLVCCLCGKSANAVDLGDLHGPYYPEGYRPTTKTPVSTSGLKEEEEDYSYLDSSSCSMRGKGRKCTRPLAVWPRRPGSQLKQKDPLGRHRWTSNSDPCGSPASKRAQGDANAASVEDWYSPPVVPLEPCEYWLHEDCGVWSAGVFLVKGKVYGLEKAVKVAQETMCSGCCKPGATLGCFFKGCPSKYHYRCAIESDCVLIEENFSMRCKKHKNKTFIAPPGNRWDDR, encoded by the coding sequence ATGGAGCAGCCACCCGGGAGTTTAGATGATTTACAACCTCAAGACCTATCCACCTGCAGCCTCCCCACTGTGATCGACCTTACCAGGAAAGGTGAGGAATGTGTCCTCAATGCCAACTCCCTAGACGCCATACATATGGTCAAGAGCCCCGGCTGGTACCCAAACTCTGGTATCAACAAAACTGGACTACCCTTCACAGAGACTGCCACCTCAGACATCAGGCTCCAATCAGGGGATCAGATTCAACCAGACAATGCCTTCTCCAACACTACAATGACCCTTTCCTATATGAGCAGGTCTCTCCTCTCCACTCATGACTCCATGTCCCAGACTTCAGCTCTGTATGGTGTACCCTCTGTCGGCAAGTTCTCCCTCCCCTCGTCATATGAGATGGAAAAAGGGCTGGGGGAGACCAGCTATGCACTGAGTCAGCACTACTTGGAGCAGGCTGAAAGGCCTCTGGATCTTGCCACACAGACAGAACTCTTTAAATCCTTGTCTCATGCTCAGTTGGAGAATGGACATGAGAACATTGGGGGAATATGTGACATACATGAGTCCAATGGTGGAGTTGTTTCCAGTGACAGGTGCATGGATAAACCCCTACCAGATGGAGTGGAATATGTCCTTCCTCGGGATACGGAAGACTGTACCGGCTTTAAGAATGGTCAAGATAACAGCCGGTCAAGTTCGGGAGACTGCATGGAATTGTCGCCAGAGATCCTCACAGCCTACACTGACGAGGACCAAGAAAGGTCAACCTCTGAGGTGTTCTTCCTGATCTCCAGAGCACAGGAGCCTTTGGTCATCCAGGACAGCATGGCTGTCAAAGATCTGTGTTCACTAAGCAGGGAGTTCATCAGTCCTCTGGAGGACCCAGTCTCTCCCTCTGCTACCTCACTGGATGATATGGAGGATGTTTTCATCCTGCCCCAGGCCTCCAGCTCGCCCAGTGGCAGCAACTCTTTCCTGGAGGAGGCTGGCGAGGCTGTCTGGGATGGGCTGCATAAGGAAGACACCATCCAACTTTCCACCCTGGGTTCAAGGTCTAGTTGCAACAGTACACCGAGGCTGGATATCAGCGATGAATGCAAACTGCCTGTCCATAGACGAAAGGCACCTCTGCAGCCTATGACTGACTTGACAGATGAGGGGAATTTTCTGTCAGAAGTTTCAGAGAAAAATTTGCAGCAGACAACAGTCACGCCCCACATAAATGGGAACATGAACATGGCAGCACTGCAGTGCACTTTCAGGAAAAAGAAACTGCCTGTGCGTTCTGGAAGAGGAACAAGGTTAGAGGCAATAGTTATGAACATCAACCCTAGCCGGTGCAAAGTGTCGAGGCAAGGGGCCACCACTAAGAAAAGAAAGGCCTCCTACAGCACAGATAGTGTTTCTGAGTTAATCAGTCTTAAGAAGAATGATGCCTTGTTTGTTAGGAAAAAGAAAGGCACTGTGAAAACTTCCGTGaaaaagaggaaattaaaagcaGAGACCCTACCCAAAAGCAGTAAAACTGGCAGCATTAACACGGACAGTTGCAGAGAGTCTACCTCAGATTCTGAAATCACTAATAACTCCAAAAACTCACTTAACAGCACACCCCCAAAAATATCTAGCCATCAGTTTGCTGTGCATAAGTCAAAGCAGGAGCCAGGGAATTATTCACATCCTGAACTCTTACCAAAGTCTAGCCCTAAGCTTGCTTTGTGTAGGAAGTCAAACAAAAAAACGAAGTGTATTTCATCTCCTTCACCCTCCTCAAGTAAGTCAAGTCCTCAGGTTGCTGTAAAGCGCAAGACAAACCAGCTTAAATGTACTCCTTGTCCAGACCCATCACCTAAGATTGATGTGGCAAGAAAACCCCCACCAACTAAATCTCCAAAGAAAAGCCCCACTAAGCAGAAAGACAAGGCTAGAGGTGGAAAAATTTCTCCTGCTACCAAAAAGAAGGCACTGTGCCCTCCCAGGAGGAAAAGGAAGAAACACAAACCCAgtcagtcctcctccatgttctcCCCCAAAGAGCCAGAAATAAAGTTGAAGTATGTCAACTTCAAGGAGGAAAAAAGGGACCTGAGGCTGGACAGCTTCTCTCCGTTCATCCGTGTGGAGCACAGGCAGTCATCGACGTCGCTGTGCACTGTAATCAACTACCCCGAGGAGACAACACCGCAACAAGGGAAAGGACAGCAGCTGCAGGGACACACGGGAGGCTTAGTGTCCGGGGTCATGCCCAGCACCTCCTGTCTGAAGCTGGGTCGGGTCTCTGTCCACAGCCAGCATCATAGTTTTCTGGTCTGTTGCCTTTGTGGGAAGTCGGCCAATGCCGTAGACTTGGGGGACCTCCATGGCCCCTACTACCCTGAGGGCTACCGGCCAACCACCAAAACACCAGTGAGCACATCGGGCctcaaagaggaagaggaagactaCAGCTATTTGGACTCTTCCTCCTGTAGCATGAGAGGCAAGGGAAGGAAGTGCACTCGTCCCCTAGCTGTATGGCCTCGCAGACCAGGTTCTCAACTGAAGCAGAAGGACCCACTGGGGAGACACCGGTGGACCAGCAACAGTGACCCCTGTGGCAGCCCTGCAAGTAAACGGGCCCAGGGGGACGCTAATGCTGCATCAGTTGAGGACTGGTACAGCCCCCCCGTGGTGCCCCTGGAGCCCTGTGAGTACTGGCTCCATGAAGACTGTGGTGTCTGGTCTGCAGGCGTGTTCCTCGTGAAGGGCAAGGTCTATGGGCTAGAGAAGGCTGTCAAGGTGGCCCAGGAGACG